The proteins below are encoded in one region of Scylla paramamosain isolate STU-SP2022 unplaced genomic scaffold, ASM3559412v1 Contig7, whole genome shotgun sequence:
- the LOC135096791 gene encoding uncharacterized protein LOC135096791: MAYSSSLESIPASPTASQPPQYIPASPSASQFIPSSSPASPSASQPLLVHPSLSQCISASPNPSQPPSEHPSLPQCIPASFSASQPLPVHPNLSQCISTTLGAAQPLPVHPSFSQCISATLGASQLLPSASQPLPIPSQPPSEHPSLPHATCLSQCIPSSPSASQPFSVHPNLSQCITASPHCIPASPSASQSLPVHPSLSQCIPASPSPSQPLPVHSSFLQCIPASPSASQPLPVDPRLSQCISASPSTSQSLPVHPSLLIVHPSLSQYIPASPIASQPPPVASRCQSFMKCMKAETGLQNMIFAQDLPFSRATANSLETLTFVLFLIDFAAAAAAAYVWVKG; the protein is encoded by the exons ATGGCCTATTCCAGTTCACTtgagtccatcccagcctccccAACTGCATCCCAGCCACCCCagtacatcccagcctctcccagtgcatcccagttCATCCCCAGTTcatccccagcctctcccagtgcatctcagCCACTCTtggtgcatcccagcctctcccagtgcatttcagcctctcccaatccatcccagcctccctcagagcatcccagcctccctcagtgcatcccagcctccttcagtgcatcccagcctcttccagtccatcccaacctctcccagtgcatctcaACCACTCTTGGTGCagcccagcctctcccagtccatcccagcttctcccagtgcatctcagCCACTCTTGGTGCATCCCAGCTTCTCCCCAgtgcatctcagcctctcccaatcccatcccagcctccctcagagcatcccagcctccctca TGCCACCTgtctctcccagtgcatcccatcctctcccagtgcatcccagcctttCTCAGTCCATCCtaacctctcccagtgcatcacAGCCTCTCCCCACTGTatcccagcctcccccagtgcatcccagtctctcccagtgcatcccagtctctcccaatgtatcccagcttctcccagtccatcccagcctctcccagtgcattccagcttcctccagtgcatcccagcctctcccagtgcatcgcAGCCTCTGCCAGTGGATCCCAGgctctcccagtgcatctcagcctctcccagtacatCCCAATCTCTCCCAGTACATCCCAGCCTCCTCatagtgcatcccagcctctcccagtacatcccagcctctcccattgcatcccagcctcccccagt TGCCTCGAGGTGCCAGTCATTTATGAAGTGTATGAAAGCAGAAACGGGTCTCCAGAATATGATTTTTGCCCAAGATCTTCCCTTCAG